In a single window of the Olivibacter sp. SDN3 genome:
- a CDS encoding phytase, whose protein sequence is MNFINSTFLVLSSIGLLACNMGSQNSTADRGAIEGRVDTLLPTVVTEPVNHDSDDPAIWIDPEDAAQSLVLGTDKDSDGALYAFDLKGKIIRKVEGLKRPNNVDVAYGFMLNGARIDIAVLTERETNRLRIFRLPDLVAVDDGGIETFSGEEERAPMGIALYTRPSDHAIFAIVGRKSGPGTEYLWQYKLHDNESGAVEGKLVRKFGNYSGKKEIEAIAVDNELGFVYYSDEQTGVRKYIADPDADNDEELSIFAATGFADDHEGIAIYKTGAKTGYILVSNQGAQTFMVYPRDGGEQGSYPLLAEIAVKAMETDGADAVSTPLGPQFPKGIFVAMSTDKTFHFYDWRMIAAHLEDIGR, encoded by the coding sequence ATGAATTTTATTAATAGTACATTTCTGGTGCTTAGTAGTATTGGGTTGTTAGCATGTAATATGGGCAGTCAAAATAGCACTGCTGATAGGGGGGCTATTGAGGGTAGGGTAGATACCCTGCTACCGACGGTGGTTACCGAGCCGGTCAACCACGACAGTGACGATCCGGCAATTTGGATTGACCCTGAGGATGCAGCTCAAAGTTTGGTTTTAGGGACTGATAAGGATAGTGATGGGGCGTTATATGCCTTTGATCTCAAAGGCAAGATCATTAGAAAGGTAGAAGGATTGAAACGTCCGAATAATGTAGATGTTGCTTATGGCTTTATGCTAAATGGAGCGCGTATTGATATTGCCGTACTTACCGAGCGGGAGACAAATCGCTTGCGGATATTTCGCCTGCCCGATCTGGTAGCGGTTGATGACGGTGGAATAGAAACGTTTTCTGGGGAAGAGGAGCGGGCACCCATGGGAATAGCCTTATATACAAGACCGTCAGATCATGCTATATTTGCAATTGTCGGCAGAAAGTCTGGCCCCGGGACGGAATATTTATGGCAGTATAAGCTGCATGACAATGAAAGCGGAGCCGTTGAAGGTAAGCTGGTTCGTAAGTTTGGTAATTATAGTGGAAAAAAGGAGATTGAGGCTATTGCCGTGGATAATGAGTTGGGTTTTGTTTATTATTCGGACGAGCAGACAGGGGTGAGAAAATATATAGCAGATCCTGATGCAGATAATGATGAAGAATTATCCATCTTTGCCGCGACTGGTTTCGCTGACGATCATGAAGGAATTGCAATCTATAAAACTGGGGCAAAAACAGGTTATATATTGGTGTCTAACCAAGGGGCTCAAACGTTTATGGTATATCCACGAGATGGAGGGGAACAAGGAAGCTATCCGCTGTTGGCTGAAATTGCTGTAAAAGCGATGGAAACCGATGGCGCCGATGCCGTCTCTACTCCGTTAGGACCACAGTTTCCAAAAGGGATTTTTGTAGCAATGAGTACTGACAAGACCTTTCATTTTTACGACTGGCGTATGATCGCTGCGCATTTGGAAGATATCGGTAGATAG
- a CDS encoding tetratricopeptide repeat protein: MLWIVGNLRAQHFNAADDIRDRLERYTFQPSDSLFLEENERYKRAILHEDPLNQGMALQRMGQICYQLGLFAQSLNYHLQANDVFQSENNERLKADNLNDLGLGLLINNQEETAKQAYLEALDSYRKQKDQKGIANTYANFGHLYEKVFDYDSAYYYQQEAMKVFEAIGDLDGVAFVHENLGSIYEDKEEYDQAYVHFSKALSRFQHNGNTAMLIDAYNNIGDIHRKSGRYQEALLYTRKAAKLSREISAYSRLSSAYRDLGKTFYFLKHSDSTFHYLEQSRALFLNIYTEDSKNQAALLKVLYDLDRKDARIAEMGREKRIATILYIASGVVALLLVALAFVVIRNQRQRIRSERKIREKEKTLSKTKQQLMETDLMNKKLKEEQMKKTLESKAREITSHTLQAIEKNQLLEEVKWSITAMIKSDGRSYKKELRRLLNKIHQNFNKDVHWEDFRRVFEEINQDFFQQLQKINPDLSSTEIRLVSLIKLNMSTPDIAALLGISTDSLRVSRYRLRKKLRLEQGKSLTAFLQGIS, translated from the coding sequence ATGCTTTGGATAGTTGGAAACCTTCGGGCCCAACATTTTAATGCGGCAGACGATATTAGGGACCGGTTGGAACGATATACGTTCCAACCGTCTGACTCGTTATTTTTGGAAGAAAATGAACGGTACAAGCGCGCTATCCTTCATGAAGATCCGCTAAATCAGGGTATGGCATTACAACGGATGGGACAGATCTGTTATCAGTTGGGGTTATTTGCGCAGTCGCTTAATTATCACCTGCAGGCCAACGACGTCTTTCAATCAGAAAATAACGAACGCCTTAAGGCCGACAACTTAAACGATCTGGGCTTGGGCCTGCTCATAAATAATCAGGAGGAGACTGCTAAGCAGGCCTATCTGGAGGCTTTGGATAGCTATCGAAAGCAGAAAGATCAGAAAGGAATAGCCAATACCTACGCCAATTTCGGGCATCTCTATGAGAAAGTATTTGACTACGATAGTGCTTATTATTATCAGCAGGAAGCAATGAAGGTTTTTGAAGCGATTGGTGATTTAGATGGTGTTGCTTTTGTTCACGAAAACCTGGGGAGTATTTACGAAGATAAAGAAGAATATGATCAGGCGTATGTTCACTTTTCCAAGGCATTATCCAGATTTCAGCACAACGGCAACACAGCAATGCTGATAGATGCATATAATAACATAGGTGATATTCATAGAAAAAGCGGAAGATATCAGGAAGCGCTTCTTTATACACGCAAAGCAGCAAAACTATCCAGGGAAATCAGCGCATACAGTAGGTTGAGCAGCGCTTATCGGGATTTGGGGAAAACCTTTTATTTTTTGAAGCATTCGGATAGTACCTTTCATTACCTGGAACAAAGCAGAGCTCTTTTCTTAAATATTTACACCGAGGATAGCAAAAATCAAGCAGCACTATTAAAGGTGTTGTACGATCTCGATCGAAAAGATGCCCGGATAGCTGAAATGGGAAGAGAGAAAAGGATAGCTACCATCTTGTATATAGCATCGGGTGTGGTGGCTTTATTATTGGTTGCTCTTGCTTTCGTCGTTATCAGAAACCAGCGCCAGCGTATACGTAGTGAGCGTAAAATCAGGGAAAAAGAAAAGACCTTATCGAAAACAAAGCAGCAGTTGATGGAGACAGACCTGATGAATAAAAAATTGAAAGAGGAGCAGATGAAGAAGACACTTGAAAGCAAAGCTCGGGAAATTACGTCACATACACTTCAAGCCATTGAGAAAAATCAGTTATTAGAGGAGGTAAAATGGTCCATCACAGCAATGATTAAGAGTGATGGAAGAAGCTATAAGAAGGAGCTGCGTAGGCTACTCAATAAGATTCATCAGAATTTCAATAAGGATGTTCACTGGGAGGACTTCAGAAGGGTATTTGAAGAGATCAATCAAGATTTTTTTCAGCAATTGCAAAAGATAAATCCAGATCTGTCCTCCACTGAGATTCGATTGGTATCACTCATAAAGCTAAATATGAGTACCCCAGATATCGCTGCGCTTTTAGGAATCTCTACAGATAGCCTGCGGGTTTCACGGTATCGATTAAGGAAGAAACTACGTCTAGAACAGGGAAAAAGCTTAACGGCATTCCTTCAAGGAATATCATGA